The Thioalkalivibrio sulfidiphilus HL-EbGr7 genome includes the window TCGCCCGCGGCGGCCGTGAACCCCCCCAGTTGCGCATCCCCGATATGCCCGATGACGGCGTGTTGGGTGACCTGCTACGGCGTTTCTTTGGCGAGGGCGGCCAGATGCCCGAGCAGTTCGACACCAGTTCCCTGGGCTCGGGCTTCATCATCTCGCGCGACGGCTACGTGGTGACCAATCATCACGTCATCGAGGATGCCGACGAGATCATCGTGCGCCTGAGCGACCGGCGCAGCTTCCCCGCCACCGTGGTCGGTTCCGATCCCAAGAGCGACGTGGCCCTGCTCAAGATCGAGGCCAGCGACCTGCCGACCCTCAAGCTGGGTAACTCCGAGCAGCTCAAGGTGGGCGAGTGGGTGCTGGCCATCGGCTCTCCCTTCGGCTTCGACCATTCCGTGACCGCGGGTATCGTAAGCGCCAAGGGGCGCAGCCTGCCCACGGAGAACTACGTGCCCTTCATCCAGACCGACGTGGCCATCAACCCGGGCAACTCCGGCGGGCCGCTGTTCAACATGAAGGGCGAGGTGGTCGGCATCAATTCCCAGATCTACAGCCGCACCGGCGGTTTCATGGGCCTGTCCTTCGCCATCCCCATCGAGATGGCCATGGAAGTGGTCGAGCAGCTCAAGACCCAGGGCTACGTGAGCCGGGGCTGGCTGGGTGTGCTGATCCAGGAGGTCACCCGGGAACTGGCCGACTCCTTCGGCATGAGCCGTCCCACCGGAGCCCTGGTGGCCCGGGTGCTGCCCGACAGCCCTGCGGAGAAGGCCGGTGTGCGGGTGGGCGACGTGATCCTGACCTTCAACGGCGAGGAGGTCACCCGCTCCAGCGCCCTGCCGCCCCTGGTGGGGCGTGCCCCGGTGGGCAAGGACGCCCGGGTCGAGATCCTGCGCGACGGTCGCAAGCAGACCCTGCGGATACGCATCGCGGAACTGCCGCCGGACGACGAACTGGCCAGCCGCGCGCCGGCCGAATCAGTGGCCCCTTCGGCAGCTGAAAATCGCTTCGGCATGACCCTGGAGCCGGTGCCCGCCGAGTTGCGCGAGGCCCTGGACCTGGAGCAGGGCGGTGTCCTGGTGGCCGGGGTCGGCGAGGGCGCGGCACGGGATGCGCGCATCCAGCGCGGCGACGTGCTGGTGATGATCAACAACCAGCGCATCGAATCTCCCGCGCATTTCGCCGAGCTGGCGGGTAAACTCACCCCCGGCAGCAGGGTCCCCGTGCTGGTGCAGCGTCCCCAGGGTCCGGTCTTTCTGGCACTGAAGGTGCCGGATTGACCCCGTGGCACGGACGCTGATCCTCTACAGCCGGGTCGGATGTCACCTGTGCGAGCAGATGCACGCGCAGCTTGCCGCCATTGATTTCCCGGATGATGTTTCCCTGAAGACCGTGGATGTGGACGCGGACCCCGCGCTGCGCGCGCGTTTCAACGTCAAGGTGCCGGTGCTGGCCCTGGATGACGAGATCCTGTGCTGCCATTTCCTCGATGAAACCGAATTGCGACAGGCCTTGAGTGATGGCTGAACCCAGACAAAAATACATCCGCAACTTCTCCATCATTGCCCACATCGATCACGGCAAGTCGACCCTGGCGGACCGCTTCATCCAGACCTGCGGAGGTCTCGACGCGCGGGAGATGTCCGAGCAGGTGCTGGATTCCATGGACCTGGAGCGCGAGCGCGGCATCACCATCAAGGCCCAGAGTGTGTCCCTGGACTACCACTCCCGCAGCGGCCAGGTCTACCAGCTGAATTTCATCGACACCCCGGGGCACGTGGACTTCTCCTACGAGGTTTCCCGCTCCCTGGCCGCCTGCGAGGGCGCGCTGCTGGTGGTGGATGCCTCCCAGGGCGTCGAGGCCCAGAGCGTGGCCAACTGCTACACCGCCATCGACCTGGACCTCGAAGTGCTGCCGGTGCTCAACAAGATCGACCTGCCCGCCGCCGACCCGGAACGGGTGGCCGCGGAGATCGAGGAGATCATCGGCATCGAGGCCAAGGACGCGGTGCGGGTCAGCGCCAAGACCGGCCAGGGCGTGGACGACCTGCTGGAGGCCCTGGTGGGGCGCATCCCGGCGCCGGCCGGCGATCCGGACGCGCCCCTGCAGGCCCTGATCATCGACTCCTGGTTCGACAACTACCTGGGCGTGGTGGCCCTGGTACGGGTCATGAACGGCACCGTGCGTGCCAAGCAGAAGATCATCGCCATGTCCACGGGCCGCACCCACCTGGTGGACCGGGTGGGCGTGTTCACACCCAAGCCCAAGGACCGGGAGGAACTCGCCGCCGGCGACGTGGGTTTCGTGATCGCCACCATCAAGGACATCACCGGGGCCAAGGTGGGCGACACCCTCACCGGCGCCGACCGGCCCGCCGAGTCGCCACTGCCCGGCTTCAAGGACGTGCAGCCCCGGGTGTTCGCGGGCATCTTCCCCATCAGCGCGGAAGACTACAACGACCTGCGCGACGCCCTGGACAAGCTCAAGCTCAACGACGCCTCCCTGCACTATGAGCCGGAGACCTCCCAGGCCCTGGGCTTCGGTTTCCGCTGCGGCTTCCTGGGCATGCTGCACATGGAGATCATCCAGGAGCGCCTGGAGCGTGAATACGATCTGGACCTGATCACCACGGCGCCCACCGTGGTCTACCACGTGGAGACCACCAAGGGTGAGGTGCTGGAGATCCACAACCCCTCCCAGCTGCCGCCGATCAACGAGATCAAGGAGATCCGCGAGCCCATCATCCGCGCCAATGTCCTGGTGCCCCAGGACTACCTGGGCGCGGTGATCAGCTTGTGCGTGGAAAAGCGCGGTGTGCAGACCCGCATGCAGTACACCGGTCGGCAGGTGGGTCTCACCTACGAGCTGCCCCTGTCCGAGGTGGTGCTGGACTTCTTCGACCGGCTCAAGTCCGTGAGCCGGGGCTACGCCTCCTTCGACTACGAGATGGCGCGCATGGAACCGGCGCCCCTGGTGAAGGTGGACCTGCTCATCAACGGCGACCGTGTGGATGCGCTGTCCGTGATCGTGCACAAGGACCAGGCCCAGAGCCGCGGCCGCCAGCTGGCCGAGACCATGAGCGAACTGATCCCGCGGCAGATGTTCGAGGTGGCCATCCAGGCGGCCATCGGCAGTCACATCATCGCGCGCACCAACGTGCGTGCGCTGCGCAAGAACGTCACCGCCAAGTGCTACGGCGGCGACGCCACCCGCAAGCGCAAGCTGCTGGAAAAGCAGAAGGCGGGCAAGAAGCGCATGAAGCAGATCGGCCGTGTGGAAGTGCCCCAGGATGCCTTCCTGGCGGTGCTGCGCGCCGACACCAAGAGCAGCTAGGCACAGGCAGCCGAGAACTGCCGGGCTGAAAGACTTAAGGGGAGCAGTGCATGACCTTCGATCTTGAACTGGTGCTGGTGCTGGGCACGCTCGTCACGGGTGTGGTCTGGCTGCTGGATGCGCTGTGGTGGAGCAAGGCCAGGCAGGCGCCGGTGCCCGTGGAGGGGGAGAGCCGCAACGCGCGTCCCCCCGAGCCCTGGTACGTGGAGTACTCCAAGTCCTTCTTCCCGGTGCTGATCATCGTGCTGGTGCTGCGCTCCTTCGTGGTGGAGCCGTTTCGCATCCCCTCCGGGTCCATGATGCCGACCCTGCTGGTGGGCGACTTCATCGTGGTCACCAAGTACAGCTACGGTATCCGCCTGCCGGTAACCCGTCAGCTGATCATCCCCACTGGTCTGCCCAAACATGGTGATGTGGCGGTATTCCGCTATCCTGAGAATCCCAGAGAGGACTACATCAAACGGGTGGTGGGACTGCCCGGGGACCGGGTGGCGTTCTACAATAAGACCCTGTTTATCAACGATCGCGCCGTGACCCAGCGGGAGATCGGGACCTACGAGGGCGTAGGCTCCGGGGACGTGATGACCGGCGCGACCCTGGCCGAGGAGACCCTCGGTGACGTCACCCACCAGATCCTGATCTGGCCCAACCGACCGTCGGTGCAGGGCGAGATCGTGGTGCCGGAAGGACACTATTTCGTGGTGGGTGACAACCGGGACAACAGCAACGACAGCCGCTACTGGGGATTCGTGCCCGAGGAGAACCTGGTGGGCAAGGCGGTGATGATCTGGATGCACTGGGATTTTGCTGACAGTTCCTCGGACCTGGGTCGGATCGGGACGCGGATACGTTAATCACGTCAAGGGGGAGATGAACATGAACCACCTGTCTGCCAAGCGCCTGCATGCCCTGGCCTTCCGCAAAGAGCGGGGCATCGCGCTCATTCCGCTGCTGTTCGTCGCGGCGGTGCTGGTGATCTTCGGTACCGTGGGCCTGCGCCTGTTTCCCATCTACCAGGAATTCATGACGGTCAACTCCGTGCTCAAGGACGTGGCCGCCGAAGGTGCCGCCAACCGCAGCATGCGCGAGATCTGGGGGGCGACCAGCCGGCGCTTCCAGGTCAACAGCGTGGACAATGTGCGCCAGGAGCACCTCAAACTGGAACAGCGGGGTGACAAGCGCGTCATCGTGCTCGACTATGAAGTGCGCACCAAGATGATCTCCAACATCGATGCGGTGGTCAGCTTCAAGCGGGAATATCCCCTGGGTCCATGAGCCGGATTCCGCTTCACGATCTCCTGCCCGAGGGGCTGCACGATTCCGAACTGCTCACCGAGGCGCTCACACACCGCAGCGCCGGGAGCCCCAACAACGAGCGCCTGGAATACCTGGGTGACGCGGTGCTGGGCATGGTGATGGCGGAGCATCTGTTCAAGGCCCACCCGGAGGCCAGCGAGGGTGACCTCAGCCGGCTTCGCGCCACCCTGGTGAACAAGGACAGCCTGGCCGTGATCGGCAAGGCCCAGGGCCTTGGCGGGCACATCAACCTGGGCCAGGGGGAGCTGAAAAGCGGCGGCGCCCGGCGCAACTCCATCCTGGCCGATGCGGTGGAGGCGGTGATCGGCGCGGTCTACCTGGACAGCGGTTTCGATGCCGCGCGGCGTTTCGTGCTGGCGCTCTACGCTGATCGGCTGGAGAGTCTGCCCGCGCTGGACGCCCTCAAGGATCCCAAGACCCGGCTCCAGGAATGGCTGCAGGGCCGCAGCCGGGAACTGCCCGTCTACGAGGTCACCTCCGTGACCGGCAAGGCCCACGAGCAGCGTTTCCGCGCCCTGTGCCGTGTGGGGGACCAAGAGTACCCGGGTGAAGGCACCAGCCGTCGGCGCGCCGAGCAGGCCGCGGCGGAATGCGCATTGAAGGCGCTGGAGACCAGTGGCAAGAGGCAAGAGGCAAGTTGAAAGCAGCCTACATTTGTCCGCCACGCCATAGCGTCAAGTATTCTTGTATCTCGTCATTTTTCTCTGGTAGCCATAGGGCGGGCCGTGCCCGCCGTCAGCCGGCCGTCCTGGAATCTGGGGCTGATGGCGGGCACGGCCCGCCCTATGAGCTAGCCCCAAGCGTCATGTTTTCTTGTATCTTGTATCTAGTCACTTGTCTCTAGCGCCTTCCTGGAGCCCCCATCATCGAAACCCAGTCCCCATCCCGCTGCGGCTACATCGCCATCGTCGGACGCCCCAACGTGGGCAAGTCCACGCTGCTCAATGCCCTGGTGGGCGAGAAGATCGCCGCCACAACCCGCAAGCCCCAGACCACCCGTCATCGCATCCTGGGCATCGTCACCCGGGGCGCTGATCAGCTCATCCTGGTGGATACGCCGGGGATCGATACCCGCTCCGAGAAACTGCTCGGCCGGGTCCTGAACCAGGCCGCCCAGGCCGTGTTCGCGGACACGGACGCGGTGCTGTTCGTGGTGGAGGCGGACCGCTGGGAGAGCGGCGATGCCCAGATCTTGGAGATGCTCAAGCAGGCCGGCGTGAAGAAGCTGGTGCTGGCCATCAACAAGGTGGATCGTCTCGAGCGCAAGGAGGCCCTGTTGCCCTTCATCGAGCGGCTGCAGGGCCTGCACGCGTTCTCGGACATCGTGCCCATCTCGGGGTTGCGCGGCGTGAACCTGGAGCCCCTGGTGGACGTGCTCCAGGGCTTCCTGCCCGAAGGTGTGCACCTGTTCCCGGAGGATGAACTCACCGATCGCAGCCAGCGCTTCAGGGTCACCGAGGTGATCCGCGAGGAGCTGCTGGAACGCCTCGGGCAGGAGGTGCCCTATGCCACGGCGGTGGAGGTGGAGTCCTGGAAGGACACGCCCACGGTCACCCACATCGACGCGGTGATCTGGGTGGAGCGCGACAGCCAGAAGGCCATCGTGGTGGGCAAGGGCGGTCGCATGATCAAGAGTGTTGGCACCGCCGCGCGCCACACCCTGGAGCAGATGCTGGAGCGCAAGGTGATGCTGCGCCTCTGGGTGAAGGTCCGGGAAGGCTGGCAGGCGGACGTGGACTCCATCCGGCGCATGGGGATTGATACTTAGAATTCAACATTCAAAGGGGGCAGCTATGCTGGAGATTCAGGCCGTACGGCCCTGCTCAGCCCCTTTGAATTTTGAATTTTGAATCTCGATTTTATTACCCCGTGAACAGAGTCCACACCACAGGCTTCATCCTGCATGTGCGTCCCTACCGGGACAACAGTCACATCCTGGATCTGCTCACCGAGGCCGAGGGACGCACCGCCTGTCTGTTCCGCGGCCGCAGCCAGAAGGCGCGCAGTTTTGCACGCTACGAGCTGGCCTGGCAGGGACGGGGCGAGCTCAAGACCCTCAGCCTGCTGGAGGAGCAGTCTGCCGTGGTGCTGGCCGCGCAACGCCTGGCCTGCGGCTTCTATGTCAACGAACTGGCCCTGAAGCTGTTGCCGCGCCAGATTCCCCTGGAGGGTTTTTTCGAGGACTACGCCCACACCGTCGCGGCACTGGCCCGACCGGACGAGGACCTGGAACCGCTGCTGCGGGGCTATGAGCGCAGCCTGCTGCATTACCTGGGTGAGGGGCTGGAAAGCATCGACCTTGCGGCGCTGGAGCCCGAGGACTGCTATGTGTACGAGGCCCAGCGCGGCTTGCGGCTTGCCGGACCCGGGGAGCGATCCCGGGGCCCCTGTGTCCATGGCGAGACCCTGCGTGAGCTGCTGGGCGGGGGTGTGCAGACGCCAAGGGGGCGCCAGGAGGCCAAGCGCCTGCTGCGCGGCTTGCTGGACCATCATCTCCAGGGCC containing:
- a CDS encoding glutaredoxin family protein, with protein sequence MARTLILYSRVGCHLCEQMHAQLAAIDFPDDVSLKTVDVDADPALRARFNVKVPVLALDDEILCCHFLDETELRQALSDG
- a CDS encoding DegQ family serine endoprotease, with amino-acid sequence MMVFSRSTLPFALLFLTLVFSAAAQGRAALPDFVPLVEDNSPAVVNISTTRNIARGGREPPQLRIPDMPDDGVLGDLLRRFFGEGGQMPEQFDTSSLGSGFIISRDGYVVTNHHVIEDADEIIVRLSDRRSFPATVVGSDPKSDVALLKIEASDLPTLKLGNSEQLKVGEWVLAIGSPFGFDHSVTAGIVSAKGRSLPTENYVPFIQTDVAINPGNSGGPLFNMKGEVVGINSQIYSRTGGFMGLSFAIPIEMAMEVVEQLKTQGYVSRGWLGVLIQEVTRELADSFGMSRPTGALVARVLPDSPAEKAGVRVGDVILTFNGEEVTRSSALPPLVGRAPVGKDARVEILRDGRKQTLRIRIAELPPDDELASRAPAESVAPSAAENRFGMTLEPVPAELREALDLEQGGVLVAGVGEGAARDARIQRGDVLVMINNQRIESPAHFAELAGKLTPGSRVPVLVQRPQGPVFLALKVPD
- a CDS encoding DUF4845 domain-containing protein — encoded protein: MNHLSAKRLHALAFRKERGIALIPLLFVAAVLVIFGTVGLRLFPIYQEFMTVNSVLKDVAAEGAANRSMREIWGATSRRFQVNSVDNVRQEHLKLEQRGDKRVIVLDYEVRTKMISNIDAVVSFKREYPLGP
- the rnc gene encoding ribonuclease III, translating into MSRIPLHDLLPEGLHDSELLTEALTHRSAGSPNNERLEYLGDAVLGMVMAEHLFKAHPEASEGDLSRLRATLVNKDSLAVIGKAQGLGGHINLGQGELKSGGARRNSILADAVEAVIGAVYLDSGFDAARRFVLALYADRLESLPALDALKDPKTRLQEWLQGRSRELPVYEVTSVTGKAHEQRFRALCRVGDQEYPGEGTSRRRAEQAAAECALKALETSGKRQEAS
- the lepA gene encoding translation elongation factor 4, which translates into the protein MAEPRQKYIRNFSIIAHIDHGKSTLADRFIQTCGGLDAREMSEQVLDSMDLERERGITIKAQSVSLDYHSRSGQVYQLNFIDTPGHVDFSYEVSRSLAACEGALLVVDASQGVEAQSVANCYTAIDLDLEVLPVLNKIDLPAADPERVAAEIEEIIGIEAKDAVRVSAKTGQGVDDLLEALVGRIPAPAGDPDAPLQALIIDSWFDNYLGVVALVRVMNGTVRAKQKIIAMSTGRTHLVDRVGVFTPKPKDREELAAGDVGFVIATIKDITGAKVGDTLTGADRPAESPLPGFKDVQPRVFAGIFPISAEDYNDLRDALDKLKLNDASLHYEPETSQALGFGFRCGFLGMLHMEIIQERLEREYDLDLITTAPTVVYHVETTKGEVLEIHNPSQLPPINEIKEIREPIIRANVLVPQDYLGAVISLCVEKRGVQTRMQYTGRQVGLTYELPLSEVVLDFFDRLKSVSRGYASFDYEMARMEPAPLVKVDLLINGDRVDALSVIVHKDQAQSRGRQLAETMSELIPRQMFEVAIQAAIGSHIIARTNVRALRKNVTAKCYGGDATRKRKLLEKQKAGKKRMKQIGRVEVPQDAFLAVLRADTKSS
- the lepB gene encoding signal peptidase I, which translates into the protein MTFDLELVLVLGTLVTGVVWLLDALWWSKARQAPVPVEGESRNARPPEPWYVEYSKSFFPVLIIVLVLRSFVVEPFRIPSGSMMPTLLVGDFIVVTKYSYGIRLPVTRQLIIPTGLPKHGDVAVFRYPENPREDYIKRVVGLPGDRVAFYNKTLFINDRAVTQREIGTYEGVGSGDVMTGATLAEETLGDVTHQILIWPNRPSVQGEIVVPEGHYFVVGDNRDNSNDSRYWGFVPEENLVGKAVMIWMHWDFADSSSDLGRIGTRIR
- the era gene encoding GTPase Era produces the protein MIETQSPSRCGYIAIVGRPNVGKSTLLNALVGEKIAATTRKPQTTRHRILGIVTRGADQLILVDTPGIDTRSEKLLGRVLNQAAQAVFADTDAVLFVVEADRWESGDAQILEMLKQAGVKKLVLAINKVDRLERKEALLPFIERLQGLHAFSDIVPISGLRGVNLEPLVDVLQGFLPEGVHLFPEDELTDRSQRFRVTEVIREELLERLGQEVPYATAVEVESWKDTPTVTHIDAVIWVERDSQKAIVVGKGGRMIKSVGTAARHTLEQMLERKVMLRLWVKVREGWQADVDSIRRMGIDT
- the recO gene encoding DNA repair protein RecO, whose product is MNRVHTTGFILHVRPYRDNSHILDLLTEAEGRTACLFRGRSQKARSFARYELAWQGRGELKTLSLLEEQSAVVLAAQRLACGFYVNELALKLLPRQIPLEGFFEDYAHTVAALARPDEDLEPLLRGYERSLLHYLGEGLESIDLAALEPEDCYVYEAQRGLRLAGPGERSRGPCVHGETLRELLGGGVQTPRGRQEAKRLLRGLLDHHLQGRRIMSRALFPGAAGQRQENQEP